A genome region from Clostridium sp. JN-9 includes the following:
- a CDS encoding LysE family transporter — protein MDKFVDILKAILTGCFTGFIISIPLGPAGLESVKRTISKGYKEGFSVSIGALSADVAYLLLINGGLANLLSKSKKTEALFWIFSGLILSVIGYFQIKSKDSDERFKLNILTKFNIKSMPFLTGFIITFSNPMTPSLWLALSGTVIRAWYHVGLVFYYTFIISIIAGMVAWFAILNYLALKGFKILNPDLSKGASNVLKFSIFIIGIVFVVFGIIKFII, from the coding sequence ATGGATAAGTTTGTTGATATTTTAAAAGCTATTCTAACTGGTTGTTTTACAGGTTTTATTATTTCAATTCCTTTAGGACCAGCTGGACTTGAATCTGTAAAAAGGACTATATCTAAGGGATATAAGGAAGGCTTTTCTGTATCCATTGGTGCACTTAGTGCAGATGTAGCTTACCTATTGCTTATAAATGGAGGCCTTGCCAACCTTCTTTCTAAAAGTAAAAAAACAGAGGCATTATTTTGGATATTCTCTGGTCTTATTTTATCTGTAATTGGATATTTTCAGATAAAATCTAAAGATAGTGATGAAAGATTTAAGTTGAATATTTTAACGAAATTTAATATAAAATCCATGCCTTTTTTAACTGGTTTTATAATTACTTTTTCAAATCCAATGACACCTTCCTTATGGCTGGCTCTTAGCGGAACTGTTATAAGAGCATGGTATCATGTTGGATTAGTATTTTATTATACTTTTATTATTTCTATTATTGCCGGCATGGTTGCATGGTTTGCAATACTTAATTATTTAGCCCTGAAAGGTTTTAAAATTTTAAATCCTGACCTTTCTAAGGGGGCATCTAATGTTTTGAAGTTTTCAATCTTTATTATTGGTATAGTTTTTGTGGTATTTGGTATAATTAAGTTTATTATTTAG
- a CDS encoding aminotransferase class V-fold PLP-dependent enzyme has product MKLYLDNAATSYPKPSEVYNSVMNYMINIGANPGRGAASNVLIGDRTIYKCREALADFFNFKATENIIFTSNITMSLNILLKTTIKEGWHIITTSMEHNSVLRPLQRMRSLMNIEVDIINCGLNGVVNVNDIKDKIKSNTKIIVMSQSSNIIGSIQPLKKIGKLCRDNNIYFIIDSAQSAGCIPIDFLELNCNAIAFTAHKSLLGPQGVGGFIIDDVLNSEATSFIEGGTGSLSESITQPDFLPDKFESGTLNAPGIAGLLSGIEFINREGINSIREKEEYLSQQFINGLLNIDSIKLYGDTDAGKRTSAISVNSSKISNSEFSFILDNEFGIVTRSGLHCAPLAHKTIGTFPQGTIRFSFGYFNDIKDVNYTLSAINSIIGR; this is encoded by the coding sequence TTGAAACTATATTTAGATAACGCTGCTACATCATATCCTAAGCCATCTGAAGTTTATAATTCAGTTATGAATTATATGATAAATATAGGTGCTAATCCAGGAAGAGGTGCAGCTTCAAATGTACTTATTGGTGATAGGACAATATATAAATGCAGAGAAGCTTTAGCTGATTTTTTTAATTTTAAAGCTACAGAAAATATTATTTTTACTTCTAACATTACAATGTCATTGAATATTTTACTAAAGACAACTATAAAGGAAGGATGGCATATTATCACTACTTCAATGGAGCACAACTCCGTATTGAGACCTCTGCAGCGCATGAGATCTTTAATGAATATTGAAGTTGATATAATAAACTGCGGTTTAAATGGGGTTGTTAATGTTAATGATATAAAGGATAAAATTAAATCTAATACAAAGATTATTGTTATGTCTCAATCTTCAAATATTATTGGAAGTATACAGCCATTAAAAAAAATAGGAAAATTGTGCAGGGATAATAATATTTACTTTATTATAGATTCTGCTCAAAGTGCAGGTTGCATACCAATTGATTTTTTAGAACTTAATTGCAATGCTATAGCTTTTACGGCTCACAAGTCACTTTTAGGTCCACAGGGAGTAGGCGGATTCATAATTGATGATGTTTTGAATTCCGAAGCAACATCATTCATTGAGGGTGGAACAGGCAGTTTATCAGAAAGTATTACCCAGCCTGATTTTTTACCGGACAAATTTGAAAGCGGAACTCTAAATGCTCCTGGAATTGCCGGACTATTAAGCGGCATAGAGTTTATTAATAGAGAAGGAATTAATTCTATTAGAGAAAAGGAAGAATACTTATCACAACAGTTTATAAATGGACTTTTAAATATAGATTCTATAAAATTATATGGCGATACTGATGCAGGTAAAAGGACTTCTGCAATTTCAGTTAATTCATCAAAAATAAGTAATTCTGAATTTAGTTTTATTTTAGATAATGAATTTGGGATTGTTACACGTTCAGGCTTACACTGTGCTCCCCTTGCCCATAAAACCATTGGCACCTTTCCACAGGGTACTATACGTTTTAGTTTTGGATA